The nucleotide sequence ATATATAGAGAAGGAGAGAGAAAATGAAAGTTGAAGAAATATTAGAGAATGCAAGAAAGGCATTTAAACTAACAACAAAATATTTTGGAAATACAGTTACCTTTGAGAGGGCTCTTTTTTTAGGTTGGTACTGTAATCTAAAACAGCCATGCAAATTTTGCTACATGGCTACACAAAAAGATAAGATAAGAGACCCAAGAAAGGCAAGAAGAAGATTGGAAAGTGTTTTAGCTGAGGCAATTTTAATGAAAAGGATAGGATGGAAATTAGAGTTTATATCTGGTGGTTATGGCTATACACCTAAAGAAATAAATGATATTGCTGAAATGGTAGCTTATGTTCAAAAATGTAAGCAGTATTTGAATGTTGGAGTTGTTGATTTAGACAACATTAACTTAGATGTAATTGAAGGAGTTGTAGGGGCTGTTGAGACAGTTAGCAAAGATAGGGATGAAATCTGCCCAGGGAAGCCATTGGATAAGATAAAAGAAAATCTATTAAAAGCTAAAGAATTGGGTTTAAAGACAGGGATAACAATAATATTAGGATTGGGAGAAAAAGAAGAAGACATTGAGAAATTATTAAATTTAATTGAAGAATTAGATTTGGATAGAATTACTTTTTACTCTTTAAATCCACAGAAAGGGACGATATTTGAAAATAAGCCATCAGTAACTACAATAGAGTATATGAATTGGGTTTCTTCTGTTAGGTTGAATTTCCCAAAGATTAAGATTATTACAGGTGTTTGGGTTGATAAAATTCCAATGATAAGTCCATTAATTATGAGTGGCTCTAATGTTATAACCAAATTCCCACTATTCTCAGTATTTGGAACAAAAGAAGCTCATTGGATAGAGAAAGAGATTTTAGCTACAGGTAGAGAACTTTTAGGAACATTTACAGATATAGATGCTTTATCTGGAAAGAAAGTTTTAGAAAAAACTCCATACATAGAGGAAGAGATAAATATAAGTAAAGAAAATATTAGAAGAGTTGAAGAGCTTAGAGAAAATATAAATGAAAAAATAGAAAGCTATGTATCCAAAGTTTTGAAAAGGGTGGTTTAATGAATATAAAAGATATAAAGTTAAATGCAGATGAAGTTAAAACAGCTAAAGCTATATTAAAGGCAAGCTTTGATATGTGGATGGATGTTCTTGAGGTTGACGTTGCCATAGCTGGAGCTGGGCCGAGTGGTTTAACATGTGCAAGATACTTAGCTAAGGAAGGGTTTAAAGTAGTTGTCTTGGAGAGACATTTAGCATTTGGTGGAGGAACCTGGGGAGGAGGAATGGGCTTCCCACATATTGTTGTTGAAGAGCCAGCAGATGAGATATTGAGAGAGGTTGGAGTTAAGCTAATTGATGCTGGAGATGGCTATTACGTTGCAGATTCTGTTGAAGTTCCTGCTAAATTGGCTGTTGCAGCAATAGATGCTGGAGCTAAAATATTGACTGGAATTGTTGTTGAAGATTTGATTATGAGGGAAGATGGAGTTGCAGGAGTTGTTATAAACAGCTATGCAATTGAAAAAGCTGGATTACACATTGACCCATTAACTATAAAAAGTAAAGTTGTTGTTGATGCCACAGGACACGATGCATCTGTGCTAAACATTCTTGTTAAAAAGAATAAGTTAGAGGCAGATGTTCCTGGAGAGAAATCAATGTGGGCTGAGAAAGGAGAGAATGCATTATTAAGAAATACAAGAGAAGTTTATCCAAATCTATTTGTTTGTGGAATGGCTGCTAACGCAGCCTATGGTGGTTATAGAATGGGGGCAATATTTGGCGGAATGTATTTATCAGGGAAGCTTTGTGCTGAACTAATTGCCGAAAAACTAAAAGATAAAGAATAAATTTTAATTCTAAAATTAATTTTAGTTCTTTATGCTTTCTTTTAATAAAACAATCTGCTCTCTCAATTTATGATTTCCTACTTTTCTGGCAATACTTAAAATTGATTCAACCTCCTCATCAAAATTTTTTAAAATTCCTTCTTCAATTCTATGAATCTTTAAATTTATTAAGAAGAGGGCTTCATAATCAAAAGATGATTTAAATTCTTTTTTATCTATAAAGTCTTTAACCATTTCTAAAATCTCTATAATTGATAATCTCTTCTGTATAAATTCTTCAGTTAATTTTCTCCTTCTTCTTCCAGTTAATAATAGCTCAATCTCATTTTTTAACTCATAACTTCCCACTCTTAAAGCCATATTAGTTAAGCTCCTAACCTCGG is from Methanocaldococcus bathoardescens and encodes:
- a CDS encoding radical SAM protein — encoded protein: MKVEEILENARKAFKLTTKYFGNTVTFERALFLGWYCNLKQPCKFCYMATQKDKIRDPRKARRRLESVLAEAILMKRIGWKLEFISGGYGYTPKEINDIAEMVAYVQKCKQYLNVGVVDLDNINLDVIEGVVGAVETVSKDRDEICPGKPLDKIKENLLKAKELGLKTGITIILGLGEKEEDIEKLLNLIEELDLDRITFYSLNPQKGTIFENKPSVTTIEYMNWVSSVRLNFPKIKIITGVWVDKIPMISPLIMSGSNVITKFPLFSVFGTKEAHWIEKEILATGRELLGTFTDIDALSGKKVLEKTPYIEEEINISKENIRRVEELRENINEKIESYVSKVLKRVV
- a CDS encoding sulfide-dependent adenosine diphosphate thiazole synthase is translated as MNIKDIKLNADEVKTAKAILKASFDMWMDVLEVDVAIAGAGPSGLTCARYLAKEGFKVVVLERHLAFGGGTWGGGMGFPHIVVEEPADEILREVGVKLIDAGDGYYVADSVEVPAKLAVAAIDAGAKILTGIVVEDLIMREDGVAGVVINSYAIEKAGLHIDPLTIKSKVVVDATGHDASVLNILVKKNKLEADVPGEKSMWAEKGENALLRNTREVYPNLFVCGMAANAAYGGYRMGAIFGGMYLSGKLCAELIAEKLKDKE